The following coding sequences lie in one Eschrichtius robustus isolate mEscRob2 chromosome 17, mEscRob2.pri, whole genome shotgun sequence genomic window:
- the DSCC1 gene encoding sister chromatid cohesion protein DCC1 isoform X1 has translation MRRTRDEVDATLQIAKLNAAELLPTVHCLGFGPGASAAAGDFCLLELEPALCQQLEAGHSLVIRGDKDENAVLCSKDKTYDMKIADTSNMLLFIPGCKTPDQMKMEETHCNIIHTEIFGFSNNYWELRRCRPKLKKLKKLLMENTYEGPDSQKEKDSNHSKYTTEDLLDQIQASEEEIMAQLQVLNACEIGGYWRILEFDYEMKLLNHITQLVDSESWSFNKVPLNTCLQELGPLETEEMIGHCLKCYGKKYTEEGEVYFELSADKICRATAQMLLQNAVKFNLAEFQEVWQQSVPEGVMTRLDQLKGLALVDRQSRPELIFLLKVDDLPEDSRERLNSLFSLREKWTEEDIAPYIEDLCGEKQTIGALLTKYSRSSIQNGVKVYNSRRPIS, from the exons ATGAGGAGGACCCGCGACGAGGTGGACGCGACCCTGCAGATCGCCAAGCTGAACGCGGCCGAGCTGCTGCCCACCGTGCACTGCCTGGGCTTCGGCCCCGGGGCCAGCGCAGCCGCCGGCGACTTCTGCCTGCTCGAGTTGGAGCCCGCGCTGTGCCAGCAGCTTGAGGCAGGACACAG TCTTGTGATTCGTGGTGATAAGGATGAGAATGCCGTTCTGTGCAGTAAAGACAAAACATATGACATGAAAATAGCAGACACTTCCAATATGTTGCTTTTTATTCCTGGTTGTAAAACTCCAGACCAGATGAAGATGGAAGAGACACACTGTAACATTATTCACACTGAG ATCTTTGGTTTTTCTAATAATTACTGGGAATTAAGAAGATGTAGACCTAAATTAAAGAAGCTAAAGAAACTTTTGATGGAAAATACCTATGAAGGACCTGACAGTCAGAAAGAAAAGGATTCAAATCACTCAAAA TATACAACTGAAGATTTGCTTGATCAAATTCAGGCAAGTGAGGAAGAAATAATGGCCCAGTTACAAGTTCTAAATGCCTGTGAGATTGGAG GTTATTGGAGGATTCTTGAATTTGATTATGAGATGAAACTTCTGAATCACATAACTCAGCTTGTGGATTCTGAATCTTGGTCTTTTAATAAAGTTCCCTTGAATACATGCCTTCAGGAACTTGGACCATTAGAGACAGA ggAAATGATCGGACACTGTCTTAAATGTTATGGAAAGAAATATACAGAGGAAG GTGAAGTTTATTTTGAATTGAGCGCAGATAAAATATGCAGAGCTACAGCACAAATGCTACTTCAGAATGCAGTGAAATTCAATCTCGCCGAGTTTCAAGAAGTGTGGCAACAGAGTGTTCCTGAAGGAGTGATGACTAGGCTTGATCAGCTTAAG GGTTTAGCCTTGGTGGATAGACAGTCAAGACCAGAACTCATATTTTTGCTGAAAGTAGATGATTTACCTGAGGATAGTCGGGAGCGCTTGAATAGTCTGTTCTCTCTGAGGGAGAAGTGGACAGAAGAAGACATTGCTCCATACATTGA AGATTTGTGTGGAGAGAAGCAAACCATTGGTGCATTACTCACTAAATATTCTCGATCTTCGATTCAAAATGGTGTTAAAGTTTATAACTCAAGAAGACCCATTTCTTGA
- the DSCC1 gene encoding sister chromatid cohesion protein DCC1 isoform X2: MRRTRDEVDATLQIAKLNAAELLPTVHCLGFGPGASAAAGDFCLLELEPALCQQLEAGHSLVIRGDKDENAVLCSKDKTYDMKIADTSNMLLFIPGCKTPDQMKMEETHCNIIHTEIFGFSNNYWELRRCRPKLKKLKKLLMENTYEGPDSQKEKDSNHSKYTTEDLLDQIQASEEEIMAQLQVLNACEIGGYWRILEFDYEMKLLNHITQLVDSESWSFNKVPLNTCLQELGPLETEEMIGHCLKCYGKKYTEEGEVYFELSADKICRATAQMLLQNAVKFNLAEFQEVWQQSVPEGVMTRLDQLKGLALVDRQSRPELIFLLKVDDLPEDSRERLNSLFSLREKWTEEDIAPYIE; encoded by the exons ATGAGGAGGACCCGCGACGAGGTGGACGCGACCCTGCAGATCGCCAAGCTGAACGCGGCCGAGCTGCTGCCCACCGTGCACTGCCTGGGCTTCGGCCCCGGGGCCAGCGCAGCCGCCGGCGACTTCTGCCTGCTCGAGTTGGAGCCCGCGCTGTGCCAGCAGCTTGAGGCAGGACACAG TCTTGTGATTCGTGGTGATAAGGATGAGAATGCCGTTCTGTGCAGTAAAGACAAAACATATGACATGAAAATAGCAGACACTTCCAATATGTTGCTTTTTATTCCTGGTTGTAAAACTCCAGACCAGATGAAGATGGAAGAGACACACTGTAACATTATTCACACTGAG ATCTTTGGTTTTTCTAATAATTACTGGGAATTAAGAAGATGTAGACCTAAATTAAAGAAGCTAAAGAAACTTTTGATGGAAAATACCTATGAAGGACCTGACAGTCAGAAAGAAAAGGATTCAAATCACTCAAAA TATACAACTGAAGATTTGCTTGATCAAATTCAGGCAAGTGAGGAAGAAATAATGGCCCAGTTACAAGTTCTAAATGCCTGTGAGATTGGAG GTTATTGGAGGATTCTTGAATTTGATTATGAGATGAAACTTCTGAATCACATAACTCAGCTTGTGGATTCTGAATCTTGGTCTTTTAATAAAGTTCCCTTGAATACATGCCTTCAGGAACTTGGACCATTAGAGACAGA ggAAATGATCGGACACTGTCTTAAATGTTATGGAAAGAAATATACAGAGGAAG GTGAAGTTTATTTTGAATTGAGCGCAGATAAAATATGCAGAGCTACAGCACAAATGCTACTTCAGAATGCAGTGAAATTCAATCTCGCCGAGTTTCAAGAAGTGTGGCAACAGAGTGTTCCTGAAGGAGTGATGACTAGGCTTGATCAGCTTAAG GGTTTAGCCTTGGTGGATAGACAGTCAAGACCAGAACTCATATTTTTGCTGAAAGTAGATGATTTACCTGAGGATAGTCGGGAGCGCTTGAATAGTCTGTTCTCTCTGAGGGAGAAGTGGACAGAAGAAGACATTGCTCCATACATTGAGTGA